Below is a window of Geomonas oryzisoli DNA.
TGGTCGCTGCCGACCTTCTCGCGCCCGAGGATGGAGCTCACCTCGAGGCCGAGCTTGATGGAGACCTCGTTGTTCAGCTGGATGGTCGGCTCGGCGTTCACCTTCACACCGACGTCGACATACTGAACGTTGACGCTGGTGCCGGTGGAGGTGGACGAGGTGGTGGTGATCGGCACCCTGGTACCAACGTTGAACTTGGCCTTCTCGCGGTTCTTCACCCTGATTTTTGGGTTGGACAGCGTTTCGCCGTTGGAGAGGGTCTTGCCGAAGTTGAAGGTGGCATTGGGTACCGTGAGGTAGCCGTTGTACCCCTTCATCCTGAAGACGTTGAGCAGGTTGCTGACGTCGGCGACCGTGGTGGTGGTACCCGTCGTGGTCGACGTAGTCGTGGTGGTGCTCAGGGCATCGGAGAGGAACTTACCCTGGGGCCCGGTCACGCCGAGGGAGGCGGCATAGCTGGACAGGGCAAGACCGAAGGTTTCGGTACCCGCCTTGGAAAGCTCGAACACCTCGACATCGAGAAGCACCTCGGCGTCGGGGACGTCGTTGGCCTCGAGGATCTTGCGGGCGACCTCCACCACCTCCGGCGTGTCGCGGATCACGAGGGCGTTGGCCTCCTCGTTCACGTAGATCTTCTTAACCTGGAGCATGGTGCGCACGAGGTTTACCGCCTTCTTGGCGTCGAGCTTGTTCAGGTAGAAAGTCTGGACGAAGAGCTCCTCGTACTGTTTGATCTTGTCGGGGGTCTTGGGATAGATGATGATGGTGCTCTCGTTCAGCACCTTTTTGTCCAACTTCTGCATCCCGGTCAGCAGTTCCATGGCCTGCTGGAAACTGCCGTTTTCCAGGTGCAGTGAAACGTTGACGTCCTTCACGCCGTCGTCGAAGACGAAATTGATGCCGGAGAGCTGGGTCAGGATGTTGAAGATGTCCTTGAGCTTCGCGTCCTTGAACTTGAGGGTGATCGGCTTGGTGGACTTCAGGTTCAGTTCGAAGCCGTCCAGCTTCTGCTTCTTCCCGGCCAGGATGCGGTCCAGCCCCTCCTTGGCGGCCTTGTTGCCCGGCTCGAACTGGAGCACGTGCTGGTACGAGGTCATCGCCTCGCGCAGCTTGTGGTCCCTCTCGAAATCCGCACCCTCCTGGAGATAGGTCTGGGCGTTTCTCAGCTTGATGGTCTGGTCCGCGCGCGTCTTCGCCTCGATATAGGTCGGATCCATGGCGTAGGCGGTCTGGAACTCCCTGAGGGCTTCGTCGTAATTCTTCTTCTCGAAGAAGGCCTCACCCTTTTTGAAATGCACCTTGCCGGCGGCCTGGGTCACGTTGAGAAGCTTTACCCGGTACTCCCCTACCTCCGGGTGCTTGGCGGCGACTTCGGCATACTTGACCAGCGCGGCGTCCAGGTCCCCCTCGCGCTCGAGCTGCTCTGCCTTGCTGAAAGCGGTGCGGCCACCGGCACAGCCGGAAAGGGCCACGGTCAGCAGCATCAGGGTTGAGATCGATCTTAGTCTATGCATGAAGTTGCTCCTTAAGGCCTGGGACTGGGGCTGTGGCTCAGGCTGGGACGGCGGATGCTGAGCGCCCTGTTCTCTACCAGCGGAATCACAAGTTGCCGGTCGCTCTGCAGCGACTTGATGGTGATGGCATCATCGGTCACGTTGGAGACCTGGAACCTCGGCCCCACCTGGCCTCCCTTCTTGGCGAGGAAGATCTCGCCGCCCTTGGAGAGGAACACCGTCTTCTCCGTCCCTTTCTTCAGAAAGCCGATGAACACGAACTTGCCCAATTCGGCGTCATCCAACTGCTCCTGGGTCGGCGGCGGAGGAGGAGGAGGCGGCTCCGGCGGCGGTGCCACCGGCAGCGCGGAGGGCAACGGAGGGAGCTTCTTCGGCGGCGGCGGTGGCGGCGGCAGCTTGAGAGACGAGAGCTTCTCCTCATCTCTGAAGATGGGAGAGAAGATATTGCGCCTGAAGCCGCTGGATCCTGGCTGCTCGCGCCGCAGCAGATCCAGGTGCAGAGCTCCGCCGGTAGCGGTTGCCGCTTTTTGGGGGGCGCCCGGCTGCTTTCTGAGCACAGTCGCCTTGGCGCCCGGCTGGTTCTTGAGGGTGGCTACCTGCTGCTGCCTCGGTGTGCGCACGACAGCGTACACGATCGCCCCGACAAGGACGATGAGCAGCAGGAAAAGCGCTAGTTTCTGGCGATTCATGCCCCCTCCGTCAGGTAGACCGTGGTCTGTATTCTAAGATTTACCTTTTCCTCGGTTACGCTGCTGTTGCTCAGCGAGATGGACTCTACGATCAGCATTTCCCGGTAACGCGCCAAGTCCGCAAGAAAGCTCTTTACTGATGCGTACTTGCCGGTGACGTTAAAGGAGATGCCGTAAGTCACCATCTGATTGCCTTTGCCCTTCTCCTTGCTCGGCCTGTAGTTGATCCCCGACAGGACCAGGGAGTTGGTCTTGGCCGTGCCGTAAATCCGGCTCAGCAGCGCGGCCAACTCCTTCTTGGGAAGCAGGTGCTTGCGAAACTCGTCCAGATCGCGCATCCCCTGCTGGTACTTCGTGGCGTCAGCCTGCGTCTCGCCACGGGCCAGGGCGTCGCGCTTGGTGAACCAGGCCTGCTGGACATTTGCCAGCTCCGGCCTCTGATAGGTTGAGATGTACGCCTCAATCCCAAGGGCAAGCAGCGCCAGGAAAGCGATAAATGTGAAGGACTTGCGCCGCGCCGCGATCATGTCGAGTAGCATCTGGTAGCTCATCGGTTACTGACCTTACAGGAGAGTGTGAAACCGTAGCCTTGCTGGGTTTTCCCCACCTTGCGGTCGCTTTGGCCCAACAGGTACACCTCAGAGAAATTCGGCGAACGCTCCATGTTCTCCAAAAAGGAGCGCAGGTTCTCGAAGGTCAGTGCCACGCCGCCCAGCGACACGACCTGGGGGTCCTTCGCTGACGGCTCCACCTGGGTAAGGGCCACCCCGGCGGGGACCACGAGTTCCAGCTTGTCCAGCAGCGACAGCCAGTTCACCGCTTTGCGGTCGATAAGGGCATTGGCGAAGGCAATGTTCGCATCCAAAGCCCTCATCTGCTCGACCGGGATCGGAGCGGCACCGGCAGGACCGCGACTCGCCGCGGCGCTCTGGCTCTTGATCTTGTTGATCTCGACCTGGTTGGTGGCCAGTTCGCGGACCAGGTACACCAGGACCAGCGCCAGGATAGCGAAAGAAGCGGCCAGGATGGTGTTGAGCTGGCGCAGGTTTACGTAGCGCCTGGTAGCCAGGTTGATGGTCAGTTTCATATCACAGGCTCCTCAGCGCGGCGCCCACCGCACCGGCCAGCGCGTGCAGTCCGGGCCGGTCCAGTCCCAGGGTGGAGCCCTGCCGCAGCATGCGCTCCAGGTCGAGCAGCACCGGCTCAAGCCCGCTGGCTTCCGCCACCAGTGCGCGGAAGGACTCGGCAT
It encodes the following:
- a CDS encoding type II secretion system protein PulP → MNRQKLALFLLLIVLVGAIVYAVVRTPRQQQVATLKNQPGAKATVLRKQPGAPQKAATATGGALHLDLLRREQPGSSGFRRNIFSPIFRDEEKLSSLKLPPPPPPPKKLPPLPSALPVAPPPEPPPPPPPPTQEQLDDAELGKFVFIGFLKKGTEKTVFLSKGGEIFLAKKGGQVGPRFQVSNVTDDAITIKSLQSDRQLVIPLVENRALSIRRPSLSHSPSPRP
- a CDS encoding cohesin domain-containing protein; translation: MHRLRSISTLMLLTVALSGCAGGRTAFSKAEQLEREGDLDAALVKYAEVAAKHPEVGEYRVKLLNVTQAAGKVHFKKGEAFFEKKNYDEALREFQTAYAMDPTYIEAKTRADQTIKLRNAQTYLQEGADFERDHKLREAMTSYQHVLQFEPGNKAAKEGLDRILAGKKQKLDGFELNLKSTKPITLKFKDAKLKDIFNILTQLSGINFVFDDGVKDVNVSLHLENGSFQQAMELLTGMQKLDKKVLNESTIIIYPKTPDKIKQYEELFVQTFYLNKLDAKKAVNLVRTMLQVKKIYVNEEANALVIRDTPEVVEVARKILEANDVPDAEVLLDVEVFELSKAGTETFGLALSSYAASLGVTGPQGKFLSDALSTTTTTSTTTGTTTTVADVSNLLNVFRMKGYNGYLTVPNATFNFGKTLSNGETLSNPKIRVKNREKAKFNVGTRVPITTTSSTSTGTSVNVQYVDVGVKVNAEPTIQLNNEVSIKLGLEVSSILGREKVGSDQATTVVTIGTRNLDTVLSLKDGETSIIGGLMQKNDTDSKKKIFLLGDIPVLGNLFSNTGRSNDKSELLLAITPRIVRGVTVPDNDVAAFWSGREDEPSTNKPYQSFIEPEFADAAPAKAAPAKAAPAKKATPAPAAPAAPAVPAVPGVPGVPGAAAPGTEAVIAPGAAAPATAAEDETTVEVPAEPGAEAPAATAAEQGAAANAAAAAAAAAANTAPKPAISPVPLEKALLALSLPSSVKLNDQFSVQINASGMKDLEKAVFVLSYDPTILEAVAQTEGTLLKETSKPSTFQSFADKKKGEIWMSGSKTEGSTGNGVLAQVTFKAIGQGSTPLSFSNTSFTQKGGGQIAVTPFKSVVEVK
- the pilO gene encoding type 4a pilus biogenesis protein PilO; the protein is MSYQMLLDMIAARRKSFTFIAFLALLALGIEAYISTYQRPELANVQQAWFTKRDALARGETQADATKYQQGMRDLDEFRKHLLPKKELAALLSRIYGTAKTNSLVLSGINYRPSKEKGKGNQMVTYGISFNVTGKYASVKSFLADLARYREMLIVESISLSNSSVTEEKVNLRIQTTVYLTEGA
- a CDS encoding PilN domain-containing protein, coding for MKLTINLATRRYVNLRQLNTILAASFAILALVLVYLVRELATNQVEINKIKSQSAAASRGPAGAAPIPVEQMRALDANIAFANALIDRKAVNWLSLLDKLELVVPAGVALTQVEPSAKDPQVVSLGGVALTFENLRSFLENMERSPNFSEVYLLGQSDRKVGKTQQGYGFTLSCKVSNR